The Streptomyces sp. NBC_00659 genomic interval CGCCGGCTGGCTCGGCACCGTCACCTCGGCGGAGCCGCCGGACGAGGCCAAGCACGCCGAGATCGAGGTCCGCGCGCTCACGGGCGCCGGGGCCGTCTGAGGGCCGCAGGCGACCGCCCTGAGACGGCATGATCCAGACGGCATCCAGCTGTCGGGGAGTGCCGGCTCAGGGCGCCACCCATGCGTACCGGTGTTCCGGGCGCCCCGTGTCGCCGTACTTGAGGGAGAGGCGCAGCCGCCCCGCTTGTTCCAGGTGCCGCAGATAGCGCTGGGCGGTGGATCGGCTCAGGCCGGTCTCGGCGGCCACCTCGTGGGCCGACAGCGGCTGCTTCGCCTGGTGCAGCACATCGCAGATGAGGTCCGTGGTCGGCTCCGAGTGGCCGCTGGGGAGCCCGGGGGAGGACGGCGCGGGTGCGGTGCGCAAGGCCCCGAAGATCCGGTCGACCTGCTCCTGGCCCGTCACGCCGCGGCCGCCCACCCGGTCGACGGTACGGCGCAGGGCGGCGTAGGAGTCGAGGCGTGTGCGCAGGGCGGTGAACGTGAACGGTTTGATCAGGTAGTGCAGGGCACCCAGGCGCATCGCCGCCCGTACGGTGGCCACATCGCCGGCCGCGGTGATCATGATGACGTCG includes:
- a CDS encoding response regulator; translated protein: MIDVLVVDDDFRVAEINAKYVSKVPGFRVAARAHSAAQALAAIERTPVDLVLLDHYLPDRTGLELVHRMRENGHGTDVIMITAAGDVATVRAAMRLGALHYLIKPFTFTALRTRLDSYAALRRTVDRVGGRGVTGQEQVDRIFGALRTAPAPSSPGLPSGHSEPTTDLICDVLHQAKQPLSAHEVAAETGLSRSTAQRYLRHLEQAGRLRLSLKYGDTGRPEHRYAWVAP